Genomic segment of Salvia hispanica cultivar TCC Black 2014 chromosome 2, UniMelb_Shisp_WGS_1.0, whole genome shotgun sequence:
CACCAACGTGCATTAAACGATGCAATATTATATGCCAATCTGCAAATACTAAATATGTAGTGCAGAAATTCAATAGATGTGGATATATATAGTTGTTTTATAGTCCAGTTTAATTTCATGCATGGACTCCTTTCAATTTTTGATACccatataaaatcaaaactagtGTACTGAACTCATATTACTGTATTTGAAAAgtattcattatttgaaatttggcgaggaaaaaaaaagaaaccaCCTTGCATTTTATTGAATTAGAAAGATGTTTTCAAGAGTATGTTCTGACATTCTGTAAAATTATCTACCATAAGTTTTTGTTCAAACATGAGATTAAAACATGGTATATTCATGTTGTGTATGGGCCTCTGCTATTGGGCCAGtctaatattttctcatttgtaAACAACTGTTGCACTGTCACACCGATGTAAAATTTTGTTGGGCTTTCAAACACCAAATTCTCAAAacatttatcaaattaaaagacGAAATGTAATCTACATAAAAATTTGCCCCAGACCCTTCCTGTTGGGGAAATGAGGAGAAGTAAGAGTATCCATAATGACAATAGGCCAGTTATAGGCCagttattctctctctctctgtcatgtcatcagcactaaaaatccacctgtcacattatcattttaatcaaataggcCTGCCTAAGGCCAGCCACaaagccgcaataaaaataattaaaaaacaactacatttacggaactaaatttacgataaattacggaattaaatttaagagacatatacgggaaaattcattcatttcatttaaataaaaaaaggtacatagataaaaaaaagtacataatttaaaaaaaaaacggggcttccacacacgagccccgcctctctctactcctcatcacCGTCACCGCCGCCACCCGggacctccacatcggtggcATCTGAGCCCCCCATTTGTGCCCTCGCGGCATCCAAATCGACcagcatgctctcgagcatcgagtgaagaaacctcttctccgtggggtcagtggcggccctccaatcttggaagaccATGTACATTTGCTCCCGCGTTTTTTGACGCGAGAAGAAGGTGTACGCGGGTGGGGGGCGGGGGCTGCCGACTGGACCTcctggggcgataggggggaggATCCCCTAgctgcccgttgcgcccgctttttggccaaccgggcgagTGCGGCGAGCAAACGATGGAGGGGATGGAAATTCCTCAGTATCccgggggaggtcgtgggaaccgccgctgctgccgctgtaATCGTCGGAATAGTCCAGcttctgcttcttcggccacctaGCATCGACccccgcccggaacttctcggagtccttcaggACCAGATAGCAGTTCCAAAAGGTGAACTCCCTATAAACCCCCGGCTTGGGGAACTGACTCTCTGCTATCATCCGACAGTCTTCCTCAGTCTGCCCACTACTCATCatgcggagggcgttggcgtacaacccCAAAAATCGGCCCACCGCGGCCCCGATGCGTTCCCATcccttccggcactcctccctGCTGTAGTCATTTCCGTGCAGGTAGTACCTCTTGTAGGCTGCTCTAATCttagcccacatgttgacgatccgctggttgttcgcaaccatCGGATCGTCGCAAACCGACAACCATGCCTTGGACAAGGCGACGTACTCCTcttccgtccacttcctccgtgTCGGCGAGTCGTCAACAGCCGGCTGCGACGAGTCGCCGACCACCTTGCTCTTCCTcttgctcttcttcttcggtgCGGCCCGACGACCCCCCTCTACTCCCCCCGCTGGAACGGCAGTGTCCGCCTCCTCGATATCGATCCCCAGCTCATGTAATGAGAAACGATCATCCccagtgaactgcgtctccaccggggtcgacgtgtgagacgaagccgtcaaaaaatcaagagtggGACGATAGACCGTGTCGCCCCCGGTGACCCCTGCATCACGGGCTGCATCCCTCCCTGCCATACCGatatcatccccatcatctgttGTAGCATTTGTTGCGGCATCCGGGGCATACCTCCCCACCCCGGCGTTGCCTGCCCCCCGCCTGACATCCCGCCATGCGCGCCCGCCATCAACCCCATCAAGGCCCAACCCGACCCAGGCCCATGTCTAGAACGGTCTGGGTCGGGCCTGGGTTTTGGTTTGCATAGATGAGCCCAGCCCAGCCCGAGCCCAGTTAATAAGTGGGCCGGGCCGGGCCGGGCCGGGGCCAACTTTCATAtgttaatttgaatattaggTAGAGTTAAAAAGATGTGATTTATTGTCAAATCTactcaaaatatattgaaatagtagtagtagtatatataggCACATAAATACATTTCCCACAAATTTAGTATTCAACATAAGAACATACTACACGCATATATACactcataaaatatactccatattaatgTCTTGATATgtatattgatttatatacAAGCAAAAATATCCACATAGTTTTATATAATCCCTCAAAATCTGGAATCAAAATCTACTAATCTAAcacttataaaaatttaactatttcatcactataattatggaattatttttgatagaaataaatcaattaactaCTAATATCTATGATTACGTAAATCACTACTTTTGACTTTAGAATCCACTATTTTGTAAAGAGAAATTAATTGACAATGAATCTCTATTGATATGGAAATAACGATTAATTTTATTCGAAGAATATGATCCACTAttattatagagaaaaattaGTTAACTAATCATTATGCTTATGGAaataaattgtgtttataattttgatttaggtTTTGTAATTGAATGCATCAATCTTGGATATTaagatatactagtatttaaacaatatataatttatatacgtATATATCTAAGGCATACGCTTAATATTCCATCACTATAattatggaaatatttttcataaagaaaaattaagtaaCAATTAATCTCTACAATTatacaaatcaaatttgtCATAACACAATTACACGATTAATTATAGGATATATTAGTGAACAAGTAATCCctataattatgcaaattatgatttaatctaaaaataagaTCAATTAATCTTGAAAGTAAAAGAATAGTCAACTAATCATTATCCAAATCAATATATTAGTTCACATGATGTTAATTGAATTCATCAATTGTGCCAAATAACTCGGTGGTTTAAAAgtaacaataaatttatattgtttgattgtatgcattattcttttaaaagttattaaaagtgaaacacttgaaatattgaaatgatATATGGAACAAATATTGAAATGATATATGGGCTGGGCCCGGGCCGGGCCTGGGTTGGGTCTGGGTCTGGGCCTGGGCCGGGCTTCAGGCGGTCCTGGGCCCGGGCCGGTCCTGGGTTTAGAAAACAACCCAATTGGGGCCTGATTAAACAACAAAGCCCAGCCCAGGCCCGCTCCATTTCACTAACGGGCCGGGCCTGGGTCGGCCCACACCGGGCTGGGCCGGGCTGGGCCGGGCCACTTGACATCTCTACCTGCAATGGCGGCCAGTGCTCGCAAATCGGCGTACGCTCGCCTATTTTCTCGCCGAAAAGGCACTGGCCGATTCCAATtgttcggctagccggtgcACTAGCCGtcttgtggatgctctaaatatTGGCCAGATTTGGGTAGGCATGGCCCACATAACCATGAGTTACGAGATTGAGTAAAAAACattaagtaattattttggatcgaataaagtagagaaatgaCATACTATATCGAATAATTACGCTATTTTCTACTTAGATTAAGACAATAGATTCACTTAATTCAAAACATATTCCAGCACCATAtgataaaaaagagaaataatacTGCAATTGACTTAAATCTAAATTCTGATGTTTGTATACCTTTCTGTATaagtaattaaaaagaaagaaaaattagtaatatCCGACAATAATTGTTAtagcattaattaattaattaagtaattaattaattattaatctgACAAGTAGGCAAAGTAGCCTTTGCTCATCGTCAAAGTGGCAAAAcccaccaaaaaaaaactcaGCAGCCTTTCGGAGATCTCAAGGCCACCCTACAAACCTCTCGACAAATTCTATATTGCATCAAAAACCAGTCTTTCTCAATCTCCGTATCGAATTGAGAAGAATTTGGTTTGAGACTATGGCCGCAACACCCATCTCTCTGTCCACCCACTGCTGTTCTTCATCTTCCGCTTATTCCAATTCATCCTCTATTTGGTCTCACCAAAATCCCAATTTTCCGTTTCCTGCCGCTTCTCCTAAACCCAAATACGCTTCTCTGCAATTCAAGGGCAACGCTTTTCCTAATGTTGTTTTCATGCAAGATGGTATGTTTTCTAATTCACCAATTTCTCATCATTTTGTGAGCTGACGccaatttttgaattttgtgtttgtttaatttttttttatttttttttctatggtTGATTAGCATAGTGCATTTCTGCTATCTCTTTCATGTTTTTGATGACTTTGTTGTTCGGATTTGGATCAATTTGCGGATTGTTTTTTAGACTCTTGTAAATTGAAGAAACCTAGAATTTATTTGTGAAGTTTGAGCATTTGGGatctttttttaaagaaacCATAAACAGAAATCCATTTATCTGATTGAATAAATTGTATAGGTGCTTTGGCTGCAACAGTTGCTGGATTGGAAAATGAAGCTCCTTCGAAAAATTTGAAAGACGGGCTGACGTCGGTTGCAACGCCTAAGGAGAAGAATCAGATTGGTAATTTTGATGTTAATGATGATAAATCAACTGTCAGCATTACTGTTGTAGGCGCCTCTGGGGATCTTGCAAAGAAGAAGATATTTCCTGCTCTTTTTGCACTATACTATGAGGATTGCCTACCTGAGGTCTGTTTGGAATTTATCGTATTGGATTAACGTAGTACATTTGGGGGAAACATCTAATGAAACCTAAAACTTGAATAGCCTGCTAGAATTCCTCCTAATTGATGgttatttgttgttttgtctGTTGCAGCATTTCACTATCTTTGGTTATGCCCGTAGTAAGATGACAGATGCTGAATTAAGAGAGATGGTTAGCAGGACTCTTACTTGCAGAATTGACAAGAGGTAATTGTTGTTGTCTTCTAATAagagatttttgtttttggcaTTTGTTGCACTTAATTTTGATGGGGGAGTTAATTGAGTGTTGGTTTAAAAAGAATTTGATCTGTATTTAGGGAAAATTGTGGTGAAAAGATGGAGCAGTTCCTTCAAAGGTGTTTCTACCACTCTGGTCAATATGATTCTCAGGAGAATTTTGCTGAGCTTGATAAGATACTGAAGAAGCATGAGGTAagcttttcatttttcttatattcttATATGTACACTCGTTGGTGCTTATTAGTTGCAGACGACTTTAGATGTTTATACTTGGAAGTTggaataaatattactagAGTTATTTGATTAGAGCTACTTGTCTGAGTCCATAGCTCTGCCTTCATTACCTCTCTTTAGTAATAGCGGTGCACAAGCACAGTTAACGCTGATGTCAAAACTGATGGCTAGGATGGATGGAAGTGCATTCATATGACTTAAACGCAAACAGTGCCTTGGGCATGCTTCTCATAGCCTGTTTGTTGAACATATATGGAATGCTATGCAgtgtcatctacatatatgACTATCTTGTTGTTTGCAGTTGCATGTTTCCTGGCTATAAAACTCGTTGTATATACTGAAGATATGATGCTGATTGGCTTCTGTAGGCTGGTCGTGTATCAAATCGGCTATTTTACTTATCCATCCCACCAAACATTTTCGTAGATGCTGTGAAATGTGCTAGTCTCTCTGCCACTGCTTCTGCTGGCTGGACTAGGGTCATTGTTGAAAAACCATTTGGCCGGGATTCTGAATCCTCTGCTGCTTTGACTAAATCTTTAAAGCAATACCTGACCGAGGATCAGATTTTCAGGTACGTTAATTTTCCATCTCATGTAAATTGCATTTCCCTATTCACGATAGACTATGATGTATGGCTTCAGCTAAAATCTGATTGGCTATGTTTATTaatgataattctctctttacaGGATAGATCACTACCTAGGAAAGGAGCTTGTGGAGAATCTCTCTGTCCTTCGCTTTTCCAATCTTATTTTTGAACCCTTATGGTCGAGACAGTACATAAGGAATGTTCAATTGATATTTTCTGAAGACTTTGGCACTGAAGGAAGGGGAGGGTAAACTATCTGGTTAATTTGATACTAAACGAATTCTAATGAGTAAACTAggatttttttctaattaatctCTTTGGTCTGCTCCAGCTACTTTGACCACTACGGAATCATGAGAGACATAATGCAAAACCATCTGCTCCAAATACTGGCCCTCTTTGCCATGGAAACACCTGTCAGTTTGGATGCCGAAGATATTAGAAACGAAAAGGTTTCTctttgtgtgtattttgtattGGCATTTTTGGTTTCTGCTGAATAGAATGCTAATTCTTCACGGACTACAGGTTAAAGTTTTGCGTTCCATGAGGCC
This window contains:
- the LOC125205638 gene encoding glucose-6-phosphate 1-dehydrogenase, chloroplastic-like; this translates as MAATPISLSTHCCSSSSAYSNSSSIWSHQNPNFPFPAASPKPKYASLQFKGNAFPNVVFMQDGALAATVAGLENEAPSKNLKDGLTSVATPKEKNQIGNFDVNDDKSTVSITVVGASGDLAKKKIFPALFALYYEDCLPEHFTIFGYARSKMTDAELREMVSRTLTCRIDKRENCGEKMEQFLQRCFYHSGQYDSQENFAELDKILKKHEAGRVSNRLFYLSIPPNIFVDAVKCASLSATASAGWTRVIVEKPFGRDSESSAALTKSLKQYLTEDQIFRIDHYLGKELVENLSVLRFSNLIFEPLWSRQYIRNVQLIFSEDFGTEGRGGYFDHYGIMRDIMQNHLLQILALFAMETPVSLDAEDIRNEKVKVLRSMRPIRADDVIIGQYKSHTKGGVSYPGYTDDKTVPKDSLTPTFAAAALFIDNARWDGVPFLMKAGKALHDKRAEIRVQFRNVPGNLYNRSSGTDLDQATNELVIRVQPDEAIYLKINNKVPGLGMRLDQSNLNLLYKARYSKEIPDAYERLLLDAVEGERRLFIRSDELDAAWALFTPVLKDLEENRKVPEYYPYGSRGPVGAHYLAARYNVKWGDLGVDE